The Cyanobium sp. Tous-M-B4 DNA window AGTCTTGACGTCGAGCTTCTTCGATCTGGTTTAAGCGCTGCAGGGTTTGAGGTTTTTGATGTCAAATATTTTCGTGAGATTTCACCTGGACTTCCGCTTCTCCTTCCTTATGCTGATCCTTTCGTTCTGGGTCTACAGGAGGAATGCGATAAAGCTGCTATGGCTTGCTGTGAGTTAATTGCATTGCTTGCTTCGCTCGACACCTCATTGGTGCCATTCCGGCTGGTTAACCTCACATGTATCCATGTGCCTTCCATAGTTGGATGGTGTATCCAGCCTTATGACCCTCCTGGCCAGGAGGCGATTGCTGTCTTTCCTCAGCCTGATCCATTGCAGGCATTCCTTGCTTTAGAATTGCTAAAGCGGCACCCATCTCTAGCGACTGTTTATATTGCCCTCGAAGAGCATCCTCTTTCTTGTTCTCTCGATTGCCGGCTGCCAGACAGCCTCTTTCTAGATCGTTATCTGACAGCTTGTAGTTGGGATTCCCTCCTAAAGGCTCGAGCTGAGCAAGCAGCCTTTGAGCGCGAATTACGTGAACTTGCTCTGAAATTAGGTGTCTGTGAGACGCAGCAGCTCACGATTCAGTTGCAAACCGAGCAGCTACAAGATCTTGGCTCGCGTCTTGAGGCGTTGAACGTCCTACGAGATAGCTGTATTCAGAATTCTCTTGTCATTCAATCCCAGCAGGATGATCTTGAGGTTCTTTGCCGGCGGTTGGCTGTGCTTGAGGATCTTATTTCGAGGGCCAGTCATTCGTCGGAAGCTATTCAGTACTGCTTTGCTCAGTTGTTAGCCTGACTTCTAAGTTTAACTCGCTTCGGCTGCCTAGTGTTGATCGATGATGCCACAGCATCCACTGTCGCTCGTCGACTGATTTTGTTTTTACCGGTTTTCTCTGTTCGTGTTATTATCGCAAGAGCACTATTTTTTCATGAAAGCCGTCATTCTTGCCGGTGGCCGGGGCACCCGCCTCGCCGAAGAAACCGTGGTACGCCCCAAGCCTCTGGTGGAGGTGGGTGGCCTGCCAATTCTCTGGCACATTCTCAAGATATATAGCTCCTTTGGCATCAACGATTTCATCGTGTGCTGTGGCTACAAGGGCTACATGATCAAGGAATACTTTGCCAACTATTTCCTGCACACCAGTGATGTGACTTTTCACATGGATGTAGGCAATCACATGGAGGTGCATCAGCGCACCACTGAGCCCTGGAAGGTCACCCTGATTGACACCGGCGACAAGACCGAAACCGGCGGTCGCTTGGGACGAGTGCGCTCCTATCTCGACGACGAGCCCTTCTGTTTCACCTACGGCGATGGGGTGGCAGATGTCGACATGACTGCCCTGATCGCCCAGCACCGTCAGCAGGGGTTGCAGGCCACCCTCACTGCCGTGCAGCCACCCGGTCGTTATGGCGCCCTGCATCTAGAAGACAACCGCGTTGCCAACTTCCAGGAGAAGGCCGACGGTGAGCAAGCCTGGATCAATGGTGGCTTCCTTGTGCTTGAGCCCAGCGTCTGCGACTTAATCCACTCCGACGCCTGTCTGTTTGAAGCCGACGTGCTTGCCGAGCTCTCCAGGAGCGGCCAGTTGGGTGCTTACCGCCACCACGGCTTCTGGCAGTCGATGGACACCCTGCGTGAGCGCAACCGTCTCGAGGACCTCTGGGATAGTGGCCAGGCCCCATGGAAGCTCTGGAGCTGATGGCCCGCCCTGGTTGCAGCCCTGATCCTTCCTTCTGGGCCGGCCGGCGGGTGCTGCTCACCGGCCACACCGGCTTCAAGGGCAGCTGGCTGGCGCTTTGGCTTCTGAAGCTTGGTGCCCGCGTCACTGGCGTGGCCCTCGACCCCGACACCAGCCCCAGTCTCTTTGGCGCCATTGATCTGGCCGCAGCCGCTCTGCCCGGCGAGCTGCAAGACAGCCGCGCCGACATTCGTGACGCCGACGCCCTGGCTGCGCTGGTGGCGGCAGCCGACCCCGAGGTGGTGCTGCATCTTGCGGCCCAGCCCCTGGTGCGCCGCAGCTACCTCGATCCCCTCGGCACCTGGGCCACCAATGTGATGGGGTCGTTGAATGTGCTCGAGGCCCTGCGCGGCCTGGATCATCCCTGCTCGGTGGTGATGGTCACCACCGACAAGGTGTATGAAAACCGCGAGTGGTGCTACGGCTACCGCGAAACCGATCGCCTCGGCGGCCACGACCCCTACAGCGCCAGCAAGGCCGCTGCCGAGCTGGCTATTGCCTCCTGGCGCGCCAGTTTCTGCGGCAGCGCCCCCCACCAGACGCCCCATCTCGCCATCGCCACTGCCCGTGCCGGCAATGTGATCGGCGGCGGCGACTGGGCGGCAGATCGGATCGTGCCTGATGCCATGCGCGCCTGCGCCGCCGCCGAGCCCCTGGTGTTGCGCAACCCCAGGGCCACCAGGCCCTGGCAGCACGTGCTCGAGCCGCTTTGCGGTTATCTCAGCCTCGCCGAAGCCCTGGCGGCTGACCCCGCCGCCTATGCCGAGGCTTGGAACTTCGGCCCCCAGCTGGAGGCCAACCGGCCCGTGGGCGAGCTGGTGGAGGCCCTGCATCAGCACTGGAGCGGCCAGTGGCGCGACCTCAGCGATCCCGGTGCCCCCCATGAGGCCGGCCTGCTGCATCTAGTGATCGACAAGGCCAGCCAGCGCCTCGGCTGGCAGCCCCGCTGGGACTTCGCCACCACCGTGGCCCGTACCGCAGCCTGGTACCGGCAGGTGGCGGCCGGCGCCTCCCCGCTCGCCTGTTGCCGCGCCGATCTGGAGGCTTACGCAGCCACTTTTAATTCGCCAGGGGCTACGGCGCCAGGGGCATCTTGAGCTGTTCGGCGTAGAGCTGGTGCGCCAGCTGCTCGCTCGGGGCCTCCACATCGCTCCAGTGGATCGGCTGATCCTTGGCGATGGCACGCTTCAGCCGGCAGCCCTCCGCTAGCCCCTCGGGCAGCAGCCCCTCGGCCCGCACCACGCTCGCCTTCTCCGCCTGGCCGTAGGTCAAATAGCGGCCAAACGAATCGAGGCTTTCGCCCGCCAGCAGGTCGCGCTTGGCGATCGCCACCACCTCCACCACCGGCGCCCCCAGGGGTTGGCCCACCGCATCGCCGAACAGCACCGCTCTCGCCACGCTCATAGGTGCCTCCAGATAGCAGAGGTGATAAGGCTGGTAAAAGCTGTAGAGGGGTCCGTCGCCCAGCTTGTAGAGCGCCAGATAGGAGGCATGGCGCTCGTCCTCCATCTCCGCCAGGCAGAACACCCCCGGGGAGGGGCGGGCGCCGATCACGAAATCCACTACGCCGCCCAGCTCCCGCAGTTGCTCGAGGTCGTAGGCGGCGGTGAGCTCGTCGATGTGGCCCCGGTGCTCCCGCCGGCTCATGCCCCGCTGGGCCACGGTGAAGCCGGTGGCATTGGCCACGATCGCCTGCTCGAAGTTCACTTTCGAGCCATCGGCAAACGAGGTCACCATCGTTACGTCCTGGTGCCACTGCTCTGCAAACCCTTGCTGGGTGGTGGGGGTGCGGTACTCGTCCTGCAGGCCCTTGATGTTGCCCAGCACCCGTGGCGTTAGCCCCAGTCCCTGCACGTAGCGCCAGAGGTTGAGCTCCACGCCGGGCTGGTCGCCGTCGCAGCAGGTGAGCAGCACCCCCGCCCGGCGTGCCTTCTCATGCAGGATCGGCCCCACCGTGGCATCCACCTCCGCATTCATCAGCACCAAGGGCTTGCCCTCGCCGATCGCCTCTAGGGCCCGGGCGGCGCCGAAGTTCACGGCTCCGGTCATATCGATCAGACAGTCGATGCCAGCTGAGCGCGCCAGCAGGCTGGGGTCGTCGGTGATCGCCGGCGTCCCGGCCGCTATTGCCCGATCCAGTTCCGCCAGGTTGCTCACCGCCACGGCCCCGCCTCTGCCGGCAAAGCCATAGGCGTCAGCTGCTTTTTGCAGAGTGCGGTTGGCGATCGCCACCACCTCCATGCCTGGCACCAGCTCCGACACCTGGGCCACAAAGCCCCGAGCCATCGCCCCGGCCCCATACATGCCAACCCGTACCGGGCGCCCTTCGCTTTCGCGCTGGCGCAAGGCGGTGTCGACAAGAATCATCCAGGGCCAGCCGTATGGCTAAACGCTACCCCACCTCTGCTGCTGCTCGGCGTAGAGCTGGTGGGCCAGCTCCTGGCTGGGGGCCTCCACGTCGCTCCAGTGGATGGGCTGGTCTTTGGCGATGGGGCGCTTCAGCCGGCAGCCCTCCACCAGACCCTCTGGCAGCAGACCTTCGGTCCTCACCACACTGGCTTGCTCGGATTGGCCGTAGGTCATGTAGCGGCCGAAGGAGTCGAGGGTTTCACCCGCCTCCAGGTCGCGCTTGGCGATGGCCACCACCTCCACCACGGGCCCACCGATCGGTTGGCCCACCGCATCGCCAAACAGCACCGCCCGCGCCAGGCTCATCGGTGCATCCAGGTGGCAGAGGTGATAAGGCTCGTAGAAGCAGTAGAGCGGCCCATCGCCTAGGCCCTTGGCCGCCAGCATCGGCGCGTGGCGCGGGTCGGCCAGCTCCGCCAGGCAGAACACCCCCGGCGCCGGCTGAGCGCCCACCACGAAATCCACTACTCCACCGAGCGTCCGCAGCTGGTCCAAGTCGTAGTGGGTGGTGAGGTCTTCGACCGGACCGCGATATTCCATCCGGGAGGTGCCGCGGCGCAGCACCGTGAAGCCGGTGGCGTTAGCCACGATGCACTGCTCAAAGTTCACCTTCGAGCCGTCGGCAAACGAGGTCACCATCGTCACGTCCTGGTTCCACTGTTCGGCGAACCCCTGCTGGGTGGTGGGGGTGCGGTATTCGTCCTGCAGGCCCTTGATGTTGCCCAGCACTCGCGGGATCAGGCCCATGCCCTTCACCTTGCGCCAGAGGTTGAGCTGTACCCCGGGCTGGTCGCCGTCGCAGCAGCTGAGCAACACCCCCGCTGCCCGCGCCTTCTCGTGCAGGATCGGCCCGATCGTGGCATCCACCTCCGCGTTCATCAGCACTAGCGGTTTGCCGTGCTCGATCGCCGCCAGCACAATGGCGGCGCCGTGGTTCACCGAACCGGTGATGTCGATCAGGGCATCGATCGCCCCCGAGCGCACCAGCAGCGCCGGGTCGCTGGTGATAGCTGGTTCGCCGGCGCTCAGGCTGCGTTCCAGCGCAGCCAGGTCGGAGGCGGCCACGGCTCCGTCGCGGCCGGCGAAGGCGTAGGCATCGGCCGCCCGCTGCAGGGTGCGGTTGGCGATCGCCACCACCTCCATGCCGGGGATCTGGTTGGTGATCAGGGCCACCACGCCCCGGGCCATCGCCCCGGCCCCGATCACGCCGATGCGCAGGGGCCGGCCCTCCTGTTCGCGCTGCCGCAGGGCCGTGTCGAGCAGGATCAAATTTTCAGACCCTCTGACAAGGTCATTTGCTCGCGGATGCTGGCCAAGCTTTCGTTCAGCAGCGGCCAGGAGGCATCTTTGGGCGAGATTTCACTGACCTCCAGAGGCCAGCTGATGGCCAGCTCGGGATCATTCCAGCGCAGGCCGAATTCTGCTTCTGGGGTATAAAACTCGCTCACCTGATAAAGAATCTCTGTGGCATCAGTGAGGGTCTGGAGTGCATGGCAGCAGCGCTCCGGAATCAGCACTGCTTGGTGGTCTTCCGCGCGCAGTTCCACCATTTCGGTCTGCAGAAAAGTGGGTGATTCAGGGCGCAGGTCCACCAGCACATCTACCAACTCTCCACCTACGCACCGCAGAAACTTGTGTTCTGCATAGGGCGGAAACTGAAAGTGAAAGCCCCGCAGGGTGCCAGCTCGCTGGTTGTAGGAGCGATTGATCTGTCGCACCTGGAAATCCACCCCATGCTCGAGCAACTCTTTCTGGCAGAAGGCTCTTGCAAACCAGCCACGCTCGTCGCCGATGGGCGGGCTCGTGACCTTGAAAGCGCCTGCGATGGCCAGGGGTTCGTACTGCATCGGAAGGGTGAGGTAGCCCCAGGATGGCAAAGGTAAATCAATTTACCGTTTGCTTTGCAAAATTGCTTGCACTTAGCTCTGGTCCTTGGCTCTGAGCAGCACGGGTAGGCGCAGTTCCGCGCGCAAGCCTCCGCTTGGAGCCTCAAGTAGGGCCAGTCTTCCCTGGTGATCGAGGCAGAAGCGTTCCACGATTGCTAGTCCCAGCCCTCGATGGCGTTGGCGTTGGCGGTCGTTGCTGCGGCTGGGGCCGGGCATGGTCAGCAAGGTGTCAGTGGCAATACCCGCTCCGTGGTCGTCCACCCGCAAAAGCACCTGGCTGCCCTGGCGCACTGCACTCAGTTGCACCGGCGGTGCGCCGTACTCCAGCGCGTTGTCGATCAGGTTGTTGAGGGCTCGCTCCAGTCCGTCGGGGTCGAGTTTCACCAGCAGCCGCGGCATTCGTAGGCGGATCAGCTGGGAGGGGTGACTGGCCACGATGCGGCCGCAAAGGTCGTCGAGGGCGCAGGCCTGACGCCGCTCAGCCGGCAGCTCTTGCTCTCCCAAAAGGGCCAGTTGGTCAGTGAGGCTTCGCAGTCGTTCGAGATCCATAGCCATCGCTTTGGCTACTTCCCCGTTGCCGCCATCGAGCCGCTCGCAGAGGATTTCGGTGCGCAGCATCAGCCGGGCATGGGGGCCGCCTAGGTCGTGGGTGAGGCCGTGCAGCAGCTGGCGTCGCGCGGTCGCGGTGTTGTTGATCCGCTCAAGCAGCCGGTTGATGCGGAGGCTGAGTAGACGGATCGGCGCGATTCCCTCCTCGGGCAGCAGTCGCAGCGGGCCGGCTAAATCTTGTTCGCTCAGGCGCTGCAACATCAGCGAGAGCGGCTGCTCCACATTCGCCCTCAGAAACAGCACCAGTCCGCCCAGGCCCCCCACCGCAATCATCAGGATTCGCAGCAGGGGCAGGTACCAGAGGCTGTTGCTGAGCCGCTCCGACTGGTAAAGCCATAGGGGGTGGCCGCTTGGGTCCCGGCTGCTCAGCCGCACCCAGTGCCCTCCCCATGGATCCTGAAGCGGCGGCTGGTCCCGCAGGATGCGGCGCTCGAGGCCGAATTCCCGGCGCATTGCCTCATGCACCAGCCGATCGAAGCGGCTTTGTACCGTTGTTTGCGACTGGGACAGCTCGCTGTCCGGGCGGATCACTACCCCGGCAGGCAGGCCATCCGGCAGGCGAATTTGCAACACTTGCTCCACCAGCACCACGTGCTTGCTTAAGCGCAGGGCGCTCTCGCTCACGATGCGCGGCTCCAGCAGCAGGCGCATGGCCAGGAGCAGCCCCAAATAGCCCGCCGTGCCCCCGGCCAGCAGGCTGGCCAGCAGCCGCAGCCAGTCGAGGCCGGTGAGGCGAGCTCTGCCCTTGGCCATCGGCTCAGTTCCCTCTGGCCGGCAGCCGGCGCACCGGTGCAGTTAGTCGGTAGCCCTGGCCGCGTACGGTCTCGATCATCTGCTCCCCCGGCTGCAGCTCCAGCAGCAGCCGCCGCAGTCGCGACAGACGCACGTCGATGCTGCGGCTCTGCTGAACATCCACCAGGCTGCCGCTGGCCTGGCCCAGCTCCTGTCGGCTCACCACCTCACCGGCCCTGCTGCAGAGCAGCTGTAGCAGGGCTACCTCGCCACGGGAGAGCTCCTGGCCCTGGCCATCGGCCCGCCCCAGCCAGAGATGCAGGGGATCTAGGCGCAGCTCCCCCAGCTGCCAGACCTGATCCGCTGGCGGCAACGGCTGCCCCACCCTGAGCAGCTGCTCCACCCGTAGCTGCAGCTCCCTAAACAGGAACGGTTTGCCCAGGTAGTCATTTGCCCCGGCCTCCAGTCCGGCAATCCGGTCGCGGGGGGCGCCCAGAGCGGAGAGCATCAGCACCGGCAGCTGGGCATGGCCCTGGCGCAGCCGCAGCAGCACATCCGTGCCCCGCTGGCCGGGCAGTAGCTCATCGAGCACGAGCAGGTCTGGGACCGCCTCGTCCAGCGCCTGCTCGAGTTCGCGCGGATGCTGCAGGTGGCGAGCCTGCCAGCCCCGCTGGCCGAACTGCTCAAGCAGCAGGCTGCCCAGGTCAGCGTCGTCGTCGAGGATCCAGATGCAACCGGCCATGGGATCAGTGGCGCGTGGGGCAGGGACCCCTGCAGCTCATCATTGCTCGGCCAGTTGGCGCATGGTGTCGATCACCTGCCCCACGGCAAACGGGTTGCGGCGCTGAAAGCTGCCGTCGTTGTCCCTACCTAGCTGCTCACCAGCGGGCGTGCAGTCGAGCAGGCGGTCGCCAAATCCGAACACCCGGTCGAGGTTCACCCAATTGCTGTTCAGGCTTTGGGGCCCAGCTGTGAACAGAAACAGGGACGCGAGCTCGCTGGACTGGTGGAAAGGCACGAAATACTTGAGGTGCAGGGCGGCCTGGGGGAAGCCGGTGATCAGCGGATAGCGGCGGAACAGCTTCAACTTCTCCCGGATCGAGAGTTCCTCCGGGCAGATCACATCCACATTGGACAGCTTGGCGAGCGCCTCCACTACCTCTTGTTCGCCCTCGAAGCAGGTGGTGCCCTGCTGTAATTTGTGGCGGGAGAAGTAAGCGATCCGCCCTTGCAGTTGCTCCTCTTGCAGGAGCCGCTTTCGTAGTCGGGGCGCAAGGGCGGCGCGGGCGGCTTGGGGGAAATCTGTGGTCACAAATTCCCGGTCGCGATAAAGCACGCTGGAAGATACCAGCATGGAGCTTTCTAATTTGTGCCGGATCAGGCGTGCCCGTTTGCGAATACCGAGGCAGCGCAGCCACTCGTCGACCAGTGGATGGTCAAAATATCGCGCTTGTGTTTCTTTCGGATTTATGTTGCTTTTTCTGACCAATTCAGGGTAGTGAAACCAGATCGGCTCTTTGCTTCTGCGGAATAGCCGAAGTAGCTGGTAAGTGCGCGTCAGATCTAGGAGAAGATGTCCGAAGTGTTCAAAAATGCTTCCTCCATACATGACTAGCTCTTGCTGTCTGCGCGACTGTCCATGCTCTGCATGCTCCTCAGTGAGTTGGGGCAAGGGATAGATCAGTCGGCTGCCCCGTCGATCCGTAAGGGCGTCGATCGGGCGGCCCTGTCGGTCCAGCGCTCCTTGCTTGCTGGTTTCCCACCAATGTGCAGTTGGCTTGCCAGTATTGCGGGTAGGCTCCAACCTGGCGTCAGGCTCGATTAGCCAGGAGGCCGTATGCGGGATGTTGATCTTTCCCCAAAGGCAGGGATGATCGTTGGAGAGATGGGCTAGTTCCTCAGCAATTGGCATTGAAGCCTTCGGAGATCATGAATTAGATCAGGATATAGCGAGACTTTGCTTTTAACTCAATGCTCGGCTGAAATTGTTTTCGCTGAGAAGCGGAACTCCCAGGGAGGTCGCGAGTTTGCAAAGCTGTTTTTTGCGTTCAGGGATGCTGCTGAGCAGGCGCTCTCTCTCCTTGCGGTTTTGCCAGCGGGGTAATTGATACTGTTCAAGGATGTCTTCGAAAGTCTTGCTGCGCATCAGTTCCCACACCGATTCGGTCTGCTGGTAGTGGGTCACAGCCAGGATGTTTGCGAGCTCGACGCTGTGGCGAGCCACTTGAAGGCGCCAGTGGCTCGAGGCCCGCAGCCTGGCAATTAGCAGATTCGGACTACCTTCCACCGGGTTGTAGCGCCAGCGCAGGGCCAGTCGTTTGTTCTGGCGCTGAATGCGCGCTAGCAGAGTGTTGCGGAAGCCGCTGAAGAAGGGCTGCCTGGCCAGCTGCTGGGGGTCGGCGATCAGTTCACTGTCGAGCCTGGGGGCTTCTGAGTTCTTGCCCGCCATCTTCTGGCCCTGCTCGCGGAAGCTTTCTGGTTGAAACAGCAGCGGCTTGAGCTTGCGTTTCTTTAGGCGCCGGTAGAAGTCCACGTCATCCCCCCCCCAGCCCGACATATGATCGTGGTATCCACCGGCAGCCTTCATCAGGTGGCGCGGAGCTAAGCACAGACCCGATGAAGTTCCCATTTTGCAGTATCCCTTGAAGAAGATGCCGGGTTCGTCGGCCATCCTCTCCACATAGGGCCGGATGTTCACGGTGGCGACATCGGCGTCGGTTTTGAGCACCAGGTCGGCCTCGGCTAGCCCCAGACCAATGTTCTGGGCCCGGCCCTGGCGCCAGAGCGATTCATCTTCTACCCGCACCACCGTGACCCGTTCGCTGCTCAGGTCACCCAGTTCCTCGATCACCGGGGTGGTGGAGTTGAAGTCCACCACGATGATCTGCTGCAGCTGCGGGCAGGCCAGCCAGGAGGGCAGGCTGTCGCGCAGATACTCCACCCGGTTGCGGCAGGGTGTGATCAGTTCGACGCTGGGGAGCTGGCTCATGGCGTGGGGGAGGGGGTGAACCACGCGGCGGTGGGTTGCTTCTGGCTCAGCATCCAGCCCAGGGTTAGGTACTGGGCTTCCCGGGTGAGGGGGGTGATGCTGCTGTCGTGAGCCTGGTCTTTGATCGTGGGGCCTGATACGAATTCAGGGCAGAAGCTGGCACGAATCTGGTCGTCGTCGGCCAGAAAACTGCGCCGCAGGCGGCGGATCTCCCTCGGAGTGAGCCAGCTGTTGATCTGTTTCAGCGAGGCCACGGCACCGGTATCGCTGTTTTTTGCAAATCGCCGGCGCCCCTTGTTGTACATCCGGATAAGTTGTTCGCGAGGTAAGCCCTCCATGGCGTTGAGATAGCGCTTGAACAGCACACAGGGAATCGGGTGCCCTATGTTGAACTGAGATTTCTGTTCTCCCGCGTCTGGAGGCGGTGAGATCGAGCCGGCCAAGTTGTGGAGGAAGCGCTGGGTGATGTCCTGCTGCTCGCACAGATTCTCGTAGCTCAATGTGCGCACAGGAAAATGCTGCTGCCAGGCCTTCAACTGCCTTTGGTATTCAGCTACGTGCCGAAAAGACTTAAGAAACTTCTGGATCGACTTGCGATAGAAGGTGGCAAGGATGAACTCACTGTAGCTGCTCTGCAGGTAGCTAGACCGTTCGCGGATTACGCACACCACCTCCACATCCATTTCGCTGCCGAGCAGTCTGCGAATGAGCTCTACATTTTCGGCCTTCTTTTGCCACATCTGATCGGGACCGTCATCTCCATCGATGCGCCCAAAGCCGATTCTCCAGAAGGCTTCCGCACTAATGATTGTGTGGGTGTAGCGCCTAGACCGTTCTCGCAGGGCTTGCGCCATCTCCTGCAGTTGGGCTTCGCTGTAGGGCTTCGGCTTGCTGGTGCAGTCGAGGGAGCGGGCAAAGTTAAGGTGGTTTGGGGCATTCCGACCGCCGCTGAGCAACTCAGCCTCCCGGGGATACCACAGGCCTTGAGTGGCATAGAAATCGGCGTTGCGCCCTAGATGGCGCTGAATTGCAGTGGTGCCGGTTTTGTGCGTGCCGATGTGCAGAAAGATAGTCATCGCCTACAGGTCCCAGGTATTCAGAGGCTTGTCCATGTAGGCCAGCATCTGTTCGGCATCGGGCCGCACCACCCCCAGCACCTGGCTGCGCAGCTTGTCCGTCCAGGCGGGAGCCGCCACCATGGCTCTGCCCTTGTCACCGGCTTCGTTTACCCGTGGTAGCTCGCCATCATCAAGCAGCAGATCTAAATGCTCGGGGTCTGTTGAAGCTCCCAGGAAATTCAATAGAACTGTAAGTGTGGGGCGAGGTGCTGCGATCAGATCTTCGAAAGTAAGACAGTGGATCTGGTCGTCAGGATAAAATTTGCGAAAGGCTTGCAGGCGTTCGTGATATAGAGAACAGCCCACCACTAGGCGACGCAGGTGGCCAGAATTCATCAAACCACTGAAATCACGGGTGCCAGG harbors:
- the rfbF gene encoding glucose-1-phosphate cytidylyltransferase — its product is MKAVILAGGRGTRLAEETVVRPKPLVEVGGLPILWHILKIYSSFGINDFIVCCGYKGYMIKEYFANYFLHTSDVTFHMDVGNHMEVHQRTTEPWKVTLIDTGDKTETGGRLGRVRSYLDDEPFCFTYGDGVADVDMTALIAQHRQQGLQATLTAVQPPGRYGALHLEDNRVANFQEKADGEQAWINGGFLVLEPSVCDLIHSDACLFEADVLAELSRSGQLGAYRHHGFWQSMDTLRERNRLEDLWDSGQAPWKLWS
- the rfbG gene encoding CDP-glucose 4,6-dehydratase, with the translated sequence MEALELMARPGCSPDPSFWAGRRVLLTGHTGFKGSWLALWLLKLGARVTGVALDPDTSPSLFGAIDLAAAALPGELQDSRADIRDADALAALVAAADPEVVLHLAAQPLVRRSYLDPLGTWATNVMGSLNVLEALRGLDHPCSVVMVTTDKVYENREWCYGYRETDRLGGHDPYSASKAAAELAIASWRASFCGSAPHQTPHLAIATARAGNVIGGGDWAADRIVPDAMRACAAAEPLVLRNPRATRPWQHVLEPLCGYLSLAEALAADPAAYAEAWNFGPQLEANRPVGELVEALHQHWSGQWRDLSDPGAPHEAGLLHLVIDKASQRLGWQPRWDFATTVARTAAWYRQVAAGASPLACCRADLEAYAATFNSPGATAPGAS
- a CDS encoding NAD(P)H-dependent oxidoreductase encodes the protein MILVDTALRQRESEGRPVRVGMYGAGAMARGFVAQVSELVPGMEVVAIANRTLQKAADAYGFAGRGGAVAVSNLAELDRAIAAGTPAITDDPSLLARSAGIDCLIDMTGAVNFGAARALEAIGEGKPLVLMNAEVDATVGPILHEKARRAGVLLTCCDGDQPGVELNLWRYVQGLGLTPRVLGNIKGLQDEYRTPTTQQGFAEQWHQDVTMVTSFADGSKVNFEQAIVANATGFTVAQRGMSRREHRGHIDELTAAYDLEQLRELGGVVDFVIGARPSPGVFCLAEMEDERHASYLALYKLGDGPLYSFYQPYHLCYLEAPMSVARAVLFGDAVGQPLGAPVVEVVAIAKRDLLAGESLDSFGRYLTYGQAEKASVVRAEGLLPEGLAEGCRLKRAIAKDQPIHWSDVEAPSEQLAHQLYAEQLKMPLAP
- a CDS encoding NAD(P)H-dependent oxidoreductase; translated protein: MILLDTALRQREQEGRPLRIGVIGAGAMARGVVALITNQIPGMEVVAIANRTLQRAADAYAFAGRDGAVAASDLAALERSLSAGEPAITSDPALLVRSGAIDALIDITGSVNHGAAIVLAAIEHGKPLVLMNAEVDATIGPILHEKARAAGVLLSCCDGDQPGVQLNLWRKVKGMGLIPRVLGNIKGLQDEYRTPTTQQGFAEQWNQDVTMVTSFADGSKVNFEQCIVANATGFTVLRRGTSRMEYRGPVEDLTTHYDLDQLRTLGGVVDFVVGAQPAPGVFCLAELADPRHAPMLAAKGLGDGPLYCFYEPYHLCHLDAPMSLARAVLFGDAVGQPIGGPVVEVVAIAKRDLEAGETLDSFGRYMTYGQSEQASVVRTEGLLPEGLVEGCRLKRPIAKDQPIHWSDVEAPSQELAHQLYAEQQQRWGSV
- a CDS encoding dTDP-4-dehydrorhamnose 3,5-epimerase family protein, with product MQYEPLAIAGAFKVTSPPIGDERGWFARAFCQKELLEHGVDFQVRQINRSYNQRAGTLRGFHFQFPPYAEHKFLRCVGGELVDVLVDLRPESPTFLQTEMVELRAEDHQAVLIPERCCHALQTLTDATEILYQVSEFYTPEAEFGLRWNDPELAISWPLEVSEISPKDASWPLLNESLASIREQMTLSEGLKI
- a CDS encoding HAMP domain-containing sensor histidine kinase; this encodes MAKGRARLTGLDWLRLLASLLAGGTAGYLGLLLAMRLLLEPRIVSESALRLSKHVVLVEQVLQIRLPDGLPAGVVIRPDSELSQSQTTVQSRFDRLVHEAMRREFGLERRILRDQPPLQDPWGGHWVRLSSRDPSGHPLWLYQSERLSNSLWYLPLLRILMIAVGGLGGLVLFLRANVEQPLSLMLQRLSEQDLAGPLRLLPEEGIAPIRLLSLRINRLLERINNTATARRQLLHGLTHDLGGPHARLMLRTEILCERLDGGNGEVAKAMAMDLERLRSLTDQLALLGEQELPAERRQACALDDLCGRIVASHPSQLIRLRMPRLLVKLDPDGLERALNNLIDNALEYGAPPVQLSAVRQGSQVLLRVDDHGAGIATDTLLTMPGPSRSNDRQRQRHRGLGLAIVERFCLDHQGRLALLEAPSGGLRAELRLPVLLRAKDQS
- a CDS encoding response regulator transcription factor, with product MAGCIWILDDDADLGSLLLEQFGQRGWQARHLQHPRELEQALDEAVPDLLVLDELLPGQRGTDVLLRLRQGHAQLPVLMLSALGAPRDRIAGLEAGANDYLGKPFLFRELQLRVEQLLRVGQPLPPADQVWQLGELRLDPLHLWLGRADGQGQELSRGEVALLQLLCSRAGEVVSRQELGQASGSLVDVQQSRSIDVRLSRLRRLLLELQPGEQMIETVRGQGYRLTAPVRRLPARGN
- a CDS encoding glycosyltransferase 61 family protein, giving the protein MPIAEELAHLSNDHPCLWGKINIPHTASWLIEPDARLEPTRNTGKPTAHWWETSKQGALDRQGRPIDALTDRRGSRLIYPLPQLTEEHAEHGQSRRQQELVMYGGSIFEHFGHLLLDLTRTYQLLRLFRRSKEPIWFHYPELVRKSNINPKETQARYFDHPLVDEWLRCLGIRKRARLIRHKLESSMLVSSSVLYRDREFVTTDFPQAARAALAPRLRKRLLQEEQLQGRIAYFSRHKLQQGTTCFEGEQEVVEALAKLSNVDVICPEELSIREKLKLFRRYPLITGFPQAALHLKYFVPFHQSSELASLFLFTAGPQSLNSNWVNLDRVFGFGDRLLDCTPAGEQLGRDNDGSFQRRNPFAVGQVIDTMRQLAEQ
- a CDS encoding glycosyltransferase family 2 protein; its protein translation is MSQLPSVELITPCRNRVEYLRDSLPSWLACPQLQQIIVVDFNSTTPVIEELGDLSSERVTVVRVEDESLWRQGRAQNIGLGLAEADLVLKTDADVATVNIRPYVERMADEPGIFFKGYCKMGTSSGLCLAPRHLMKAAGGYHDHMSGWGGDDVDFYRRLKKRKLKPLLFQPESFREQGQKMAGKNSEAPRLDSELIADPQQLARQPFFSGFRNTLLARIQRQNKRLALRWRYNPVEGSPNLLIARLRASSHWRLQVARHSVELANILAVTHYQQTESVWELMRSKTFEDILEQYQLPRWQNRKERERLLSSIPERKKQLCKLATSLGVPLLSENNFSRALS